Proteins encoded by one window of Desulfovibrio ferrophilus:
- a CDS encoding branched-chain amino acid transaminase, producing MVQKAEKIWFDGKLVPWDEANVHVLTHTLHYGCGVFEGIRSYKLASGESAVFRLREHIVRHFNSAKIMEMKIPFTVDEIYDAVLETLKVNKLEEGYIRPLSFIGEGVMGVHPGNNPIQTIIATWPWGAYLGEDALEKGIRVKTSTFTRHHVNVMMTKAKTVGNYVNSILAKREAVADGYDEALMLDTAGYVSEATGENIFIVRGGKIKTTPLTSVLDGLTRNSLITLAKDLGYEIIEQRFTRDELYTSDEAFFCGTAAEVTPIREVDRREIGEGKAGPVAKHLQKEYFKVVKGENPKYDSWLDKYSV from the coding sequence ATGGTCCAGAAAGCCGAAAAAATCTGGTTCGACGGCAAGCTCGTCCCCTGGGATGAGGCCAACGTTCATGTCCTGACCCATACTCTGCACTACGGGTGCGGCGTATTTGAAGGCATCCGGTCCTACAAACTCGCTTCCGGCGAGTCCGCCGTATTCCGCCTGCGCGAGCACATCGTCAGACATTTCAACTCCGCCAAGATCATGGAGATGAAGATCCCCTTCACGGTCGACGAGATCTACGACGCCGTGCTTGAAACCCTAAAGGTCAATAAGCTGGAAGAGGGCTATATCCGTCCTCTGTCCTTCATTGGTGAAGGTGTGATGGGAGTTCATCCCGGCAACAACCCCATTCAAACCATCATCGCCACCTGGCCTTGGGGAGCCTATCTGGGTGAAGACGCCCTGGAAAAGGGCATCCGCGTGAAGACCTCCACCTTCACCCGCCATCACGTCAACGTGATGATGACCAAGGCCAAGACCGTGGGCAATTACGTCAACTCCATCCTGGCCAAGCGCGAAGCCGTGGCTGATGGCTATGACGAGGCTCTGATGCTGGATACTGCGGGCTACGTGTCCGAGGCGACCGGTGAGAACATCTTCATCGTGCGCGGCGGCAAGATCAAGACCACTCCGCTGACCAGTGTGCTGGACGGTCTGACCCGCAATAGTTTGATCACCCTTGCCAAGGACCTTGGCTACGAAATCATCGAACAGCGCTTTACCCGCGACGAGTTGTACACCTCGGACGAGGCTTTCTTCTGTGGCACTGCCGCCGAAGTAACCCCCATCCGAGAGGTTGATCGCCGTGAGATCGGCGAGGGCAAGGCCGGTCCCGTGGCCAAGCACTTGCAGAAGGAATACTTCAAGGTCGTCAAGGGCGAGAACCCCAAGTACGATTCCTGGCTTGATAAGTATTCTGTCTAG
- the dnaX gene encoding DNA polymerase III subunit gamma/tau, with translation MSQSHLTHKYRPQLFSEVAGQEMIKAILSRAAQTDTVAPAYLFSGTRGVGKTTIARIFAKAINCENGPTAEPCNQCSHCRQIQAGAAVDVAEIDGASHTGVDNVRSLKEDVGFAPIDCRYKVFIIDEAHMLSKGAFNALLKTLEEPPPHATFIMATTEPHKFPATIISRCQHYTYQRLTQKELEEHLTSILEKESLPFDEDAVLLLARRGAGSVRDSMSLMGQVLALGSERLTASDVRQVLGLAGRDIMFRLLEAVQGQDCVGVSRILREVLDQGLDLGFFLRELTECWRNMFLLAQAGDKAMDVLDVPGEEADQWREWSGRFSLAHIHACWQLTLEGQQRVKSSVEPALALELLLLNLAYLPRLMPLESIASTGQAPAAPGPPAASTPVRQSTPVPLHDSAHPAYESMEQAPPRRSAPAAPAPASAPDSAATSGNQDSDPAPAEEDSGAGHGVPVVDGPKTWKGFLGYAAEVQDKTGQGINGLQQAHAVIEDGRVILECVSRLHMEQIKRGEAFHTLTRLAHEYFGPGVEVQCTAPEKKQVNHKELRKDATKHPLVEAVMEGFDARIVDVRPAKED, from the coding sequence ATGAGCCAGTCGCATCTGACGCACAAGTATCGCCCGCAGCTGTTTTCCGAAGTCGCTGGGCAGGAGATGATCAAGGCCATTTTGTCGCGGGCGGCTCAGACCGATACCGTGGCGCCGGCCTATCTCTTTTCCGGCACTCGAGGCGTGGGCAAGACTACCATCGCCCGTATCTTCGCCAAGGCCATTAACTGCGAGAACGGACCTACCGCTGAGCCCTGCAACCAATGCAGCCATTGTCGCCAGATTCAGGCCGGAGCCGCCGTGGATGTGGCCGAGATCGATGGTGCGTCCCACACCGGTGTGGACAACGTTCGTTCCCTGAAGGAAGACGTGGGCTTTGCGCCCATTGACTGTCGCTACAAGGTCTTCATCATCGACGAGGCGCACATGCTCTCCAAGGGTGCTTTCAACGCCTTGTTGAAGACCCTGGAGGAACCGCCGCCTCACGCGACCTTCATCATGGCCACCACGGAACCGCACAAGTTTCCGGCCACCATCATTTCCCGTTGCCAGCATTATACCTATCAGCGTTTGACTCAGAAGGAACTGGAAGAGCATCTGACCAGCATCCTGGAAAAGGAATCCCTGCCGTTTGACGAGGATGCCGTGCTGCTCCTTGCCCGCCGTGGCGCAGGTAGTGTGCGAGACTCCATGTCGCTGATGGGGCAGGTCTTGGCCTTGGGCAGTGAGCGGTTGACCGCTTCCGATGTGCGCCAAGTTCTGGGGCTGGCCGGCCGCGATATCATGTTCCGCCTGCTGGAAGCGGTGCAGGGACAGGATTGTGTAGGCGTTTCACGCATTTTGCGAGAGGTGCTGGATCAGGGACTGGATCTGGGATTCTTTTTGCGCGAATTGACCGAGTGCTGGCGCAATATGTTTTTGCTGGCTCAGGCTGGCGACAAGGCCATGGATGTTTTGGATGTGCCCGGAGAAGAGGCCGATCAGTGGCGTGAGTGGTCAGGACGGTTCAGTCTGGCGCATATCCATGCCTGCTGGCAGTTGACGCTGGAAGGTCAGCAACGGGTCAAATCCAGCGTGGAACCTGCGTTGGCTCTGGAACTCCTGCTTCTCAATCTGGCCTATTTGCCCAGACTGATGCCTCTGGAGAGTATTGCCTCCACAGGGCAGGCACCGGCAGCTCCAGGGCCGCCAGCAGCTTCGACCCCGGTGCGGCAGTCGACTCCGGTTCCCCTGCATGACTCGGCTCACCCAGCCTATGAATCCATGGAGCAGGCTCCACCCAGGCGTTCGGCCCCTGCTGCCCCGGCACCAGCTTCTGCTCCTGACTCAGCAGCGACTTCAGGGAACCAGGATTCCGATCCTGCACCTGCGGAGGAAGACTCAGGGGCTGGGCACGGCGTCCCTGTCGTAGATGGTCCCAAGACCTGGAAAGGGTTTCTGGGCTATGCGGCGGAAGTGCAGGATAAAACCGGACAGGGGATCAACGGCCTGCAACAAGCGCATGCAGTCATTGAGGACGGAAGGGTCATTCTGGAATGCGTCAGTCGGCTGCATATGGAGCAGATTAAGCGTGGCGAGGCCTTCCATACCCTGACCAGACTGGCACATGAATATTTCGGGCCCGGTGTGGAAGTGCAGTGCACGGCACCGGAAAAGAAGCAGGTCAATCATAAGGAGCTTCGTAAGGATGCCACCAAGCATCCTTTGGTTGAAGCCGTGATGGAAGGCTTTGATGCGCGCATCGTGGATGTGCGGCCCGCGAAAGAAGATTAG
- the der gene encoding ribosome biogenesis GTPase Der has protein sequence MLATIALIGRPNVGKSTLFNRMIRSNKAITHDQPGVTRDRIYGLVRPRSGAQPFGLVDTGGLVPEGDGDFERDIMDQANEAMGEANAVLLVVDAREGLMPVDERVARDLRASGLPTLLVVNKVDGHEQESLTADFHALGMDMISVSASHGYGIHEMMDRVEKFLKDNSIESEEEAYDEEKQGLRIAMLGRPNAGKSSLINAVLGERRMIVSDKAGTTRDSVDVTFERQGKKYTFVDTAGVRRRTRITDSLEQFSIMKALKASQKAQVAVLVLDGTQTLSHQDKRLINFLDREKTPIIVAVNKTDLIPGRGELDKLKEHFTQELSIIKHAPVVYTSALTKAGLGGLLPLAEKIIKECSLRVGTGQLNRIMQAVIDRHQPPVVKRRRAKFYYLTQADTLPPTFVFFLNDSKLIPPSYARYLENQVRKLVGITMAPILIRFKGTHKKRTKK, from the coding sequence ATGCTTGCTACCATCGCTCTTATCGGACGCCCCAACGTGGGTAAGTCCACGCTATTTAATCGGATGATTCGCTCTAACAAGGCGATCACCCATGACCAGCCCGGCGTGACCCGCGACCGAATCTACGGACTGGTGCGCCCCAGGAGCGGAGCCCAGCCTTTCGGTCTGGTGGATACCGGCGGCCTTGTGCCCGAGGGCGATGGTGATTTCGAACGCGACATCATGGATCAGGCCAACGAAGCCATGGGCGAGGCCAATGCCGTACTGCTGGTTGTGGATGCCCGCGAGGGACTAATGCCCGTTGATGAGCGTGTGGCCCGTGACCTGCGTGCCTCCGGTCTGCCGACCCTGCTTGTGGTCAACAAGGTCGATGGTCATGAGCAGGAATCCCTGACCGCCGATTTCCATGCCTTGGGTATGGATATGATCAGCGTGTCCGCTTCTCATGGCTATGGCATTCACGAGATGATGGATCGGGTTGAAAAATTTCTGAAGGACAACAGCATCGAGAGCGAGGAAGAGGCTTACGACGAGGAAAAGCAGGGCTTGCGCATTGCCATGCTCGGTCGCCCCAACGCGGGCAAGTCCTCCCTCATCAATGCCGTTCTTGGCGAACGCCGCATGATTGTCTCCGACAAGGCCGGAACCACCCGTGATAGCGTGGATGTGACCTTTGAGCGCCAGGGCAAGAAGTACACCTTCGTGGATACTGCCGGTGTGCGTCGTCGCACCAGGATCACCGATTCTCTGGAGCAGTTCTCCATCATGAAGGCGCTCAAGGCCTCGCAGAAGGCACAGGTTGCCGTGCTGGTGCTGGATGGCACCCAGACGTTATCTCATCAGGATAAGCGGCTGATCAATTTCCTGGACCGGGAAAAGACTCCGATCATTGTTGCCGTGAACAAGACAGATCTGATTCCCGGCCGTGGTGAACTCGACAAGCTCAAAGAGCATTTCACCCAGGAACTTTCCATTATCAAGCACGCTCCGGTGGTTTATACCAGTGCGCTGACCAAGGCTGGTCTGGGTGGACTGTTGCCCCTTGCCGAGAAGATCATCAAGGAATGTTCTCTGCGTGTGGGTACCGGTCAACTGAACCGCATCATGCAGGCCGTGATTGATCGCCACCAGCCGCCGGTGGTCAAGCGCCGCCGCGCCAAGTTCTATTATTTGACTCAGGCCGACACTCTGCCGCCAACCTTTGTCTTCTTCCTGAACGATTCCAAGCTCATCCCGCCGTCCTACGCCCGTTATCTGGAAAATCAGGTGCGTAAGCTCGTGGGCATCACCATGGCTCCGATTCTGATTCGCTTCAAGGGCACACACAAGAAGAGAACCAAGAAGTAA